The DNA sequence AAAATCCTGCAAAGGAAGCCCACTACTGACTACCTGTGTATGATACCAGGTCTTGAATGGATCAATGAACTTCAATATTCCGAATACCAACATTGAAGTACCGAGAAACATGCTGATTCGTTTTACGCTAGTTTTCATCATTTTAGTTTTGATACAAACTTGATGCTGATAGCGTAGAAGAAATAGGACCATTCAACCAAGTATCAGGATATAACGTCCCTTCGGATTTGGGCTCGATAAGTTGTTGGTGTCTGGCCGAATTGCTTCTTAAAAGCGCGTGCGAAATAGGATGGATCAGTAAATCCAGACTGGAAGGCAACTTCTGCGATTTTGAGGGAGGTAGATTCCATCAGTTCCCGAGCCTTCTCCAACCGCTTCTTGAGGATATATTGCGTGGGTGAATCCTGAAATGTCTCCTCAAAATGTCTGCGAAATGAAGATAAGCTCATGCCACATAAATGGGCTAAATCTGCATTGGACAAGTCAGAATAGAGATGTTGGTGGACTACTTCACGAAGCGAAATGTCATGAGGAGAAAAAAGATCTTTGAGCAAATCTATGACGGAGACGGATTGTGTAGATTGGGTTAAAAGCAGGACCAATTCCCTGATTTTGAGTTCCAGTACATCCTCATTGATCAAGGAAGGGTTGTCGAAATAGAAAGCTAGGTTTTGGATAAAGTGCGTCAGGACTTCATCATGGACAATGGGTCTCACCGCTGGGCTCCTCATTTGTTGTTTGATGAGGTTTGGAAATCCTTGATGGTACAGCGATCTGAGAACATCCGCATACAGATGAAAGGCAATCACTTCCACGCTCTCGGAGTTCAGACCTTTGATCCAGTCCACGAAATATGAACCGCATTTCAGCAGTACAGCTTCCTGTTCCCGAAGTATTGTCACAGATTCGGCAGCCCATACCTTGGAATCTGCCCCTGTGATGTATAAAAAGCAGCCTTCGTCTGGAAAAAGTCCCTGATACCGAAAGGGAAGCTGTATGGTGACCTTTTCTATAATAGGTCTTTGTTGATATTCAAATACTTGCCTAGATAAAATCATAT is a window from the Pontibacter sp. G13 genome containing:
- a CDS encoding AraC family transcriptional regulator; the protein is MILSRQVFEYQQRPIIEKVTIQLPFRYQGLFPDEGCFLYITGADSKVWAAESVTILREQEAVLLKCGSYFVDWIKGLNSESVEVIAFHLYADVLRSLYHQGFPNLIKQQMRSPAVRPIVHDEVLTHFIQNLAFYFDNPSLINEDVLELKIRELVLLLTQSTQSVSVIDLLKDLFSPHDISLREVVHQHLYSDLSNADLAHLCGMSLSSFRRHFEETFQDSPTQYILKKRLEKARELMESTSLKIAEVAFQSGFTDPSYFARAFKKQFGQTPTTYRAQIRRDVIS